The following proteins come from a genomic window of Panicum hallii strain FIL2 chromosome 8, PHallii_v3.1, whole genome shotgun sequence:
- the LOC112872451 gene encoding probable O-methyltransferase 2, giving the protein MAADSRTIIAPTDAELLQAQADLWRHSLYYLTSMALKCAVELHIPTAIHNLGGAASLPDLVTALSLPQTKLPFLRRLMRLLITSGIFASESGADVETYRLNPLSWLLVEGVEAEDHTYQKYFVLATVSRHYLEAGLSLADWFKKDLPVPTPSPFEELHGAPLVHETTKLLDEELDRIVNEGVAAHDNLAIGTIIRECGDLFKGVRSLTDCGGGDGTTVRGIIKAFPDIKCTVLDLPKVIENAPAHDSVNYVAGDMFHSIPPAQAVLVKLLLHFFNDEDCVKILEQCRKAIPSKEEGGKVIIIEIVVDPSVGPIMYEAQLLMDMLMMVNIRGRQRDENDWRVIFMKAGFSDYKIVKKIGARGVIEVYP; this is encoded by the exons ATGGCCGCTGATTCTCGGACCATCATAGCTCCCACTGATGCTGAGCTGCTGCAAGCACAAGCCGACCTATGGCGCCACAGCCTCTACTACCTCACATCCATGGCGCTCAAGTGCGCCGTCGAGCTTCACATCCCAACTGCTATACATAACCTTGGAGGGGCTGCCTCGCTGCCAGACTTGGTAACCGCACTGTCCCTTCCTCAGACTAAGCTTCCGTTCCTCCGCCGCTTGATGCGGCTGCTCATCACGTCAGGCATCTTTGCATCCGAAAGCGGTGCAGACGTGGAGACGTACCGCCTCAACCCACTCTCCTGGCTCCTGGTAGAAGGTGTGGAAGCGGAAGACCACACCTACCAGAAATACTTTGTGCTCGCCACGGTCTCACGGCATTATCTTGAGGCTGGATTGTCTCTAGCTGACTGGTTCAAGAAGGATTTGCCTGTGCCAACACCATCGCCATTCGAAGAACTACATGGTGCGCCACTCGTCCATGAGACAACAAAACTCCTTGACGAAGAGCTAGACAGAATTGTCAATGAAGGTGTGGCTGCACATGACAACTTGGCAATTGGAACCATTATTCGGGAGTGCGGTGACCTTTTCAAGGGTGTTCGATCACTGACTGATTGCGGTGGTGGTGATGGCACGACTGTGAGGGGAATCATCAAGGCGTTCCCTGACATCAAGTGTACTGTGCTGGACCTTCCAAAAGTTATTGAGAATGCACCAGCTCATGATTCAGTTAACTATGTCGCGGGTGACATGTTCCACTCGATCCCACCTGCTCAAGCTGTGTTGGTAAAG CTTCTACTGCACTTCTTCAACGATGAGGATTGTGTGAAGATCCTGGAGCAGTGCAGGAAGGCAATTCCTTCaaaagaagagggagggaaggtGATTATTATAGAAATAGTCGTTGACCCTTCTGTGGGGCCAATAATGTACGAAGCCCAACTCCTGATGGACATGCTCATGATGGTGAATATCAGAGGCAGGCAGCGAGATGAAAATGACTGGCGTGTGATCTTTATGAAAGCAGGTTTCTCCGACTATAAGATTGTTAAGAAAATAGGAGCTCGTGGTGTCATCGAAGTTTACCCGTAA